The sequence ACGACCGCGCCCGCCGCCCAGCCCACGACCGCGCCCGCCGCCCAGCCTACGACCGCGCCCGCTCCGACTGCGCCGCCCCCGGCGAGTGGACAGAAGCTCCGCTACTCCTTCGGCGGCGGCCCCGTCGGCGGGGTGTTCCAGGTCTACGCCGATGTGCTCTCGCTGATCATCGCCGGGGCGGACCCGAACCTTGAACTGACCGCCGAAGGCACCGGCGGCTCGGCCGAGAATCTGCGCAGCGTCAATTCGGGCGACTTTCAGTTCGGCATCGTCTACTCGGGGGACGTGGCGCTGGGCGCCCAGGGCCAGTTGCCGAATGATACGACGAAATACACCAACGTACTGCCGGTGGCCCCGCTTTACGGCGGCGTGATCCATCTAGTGGTCACAAAGAACAGCGGCATCGAGACGGTCAACGATCTTCCCGGCAAACGCATCGCCCTCGGGAACGCCGGTTCGGGCGCGGCGCTTTCTGCCGAGCGCTATCTCAGCCACATGGGTCTGCTCGACAAAGTGAAGGTCGAGTACCTGGGCTACTCGCAGGCTGCCGCCGCGATGGGCGATGGCCAGCTCGACGGCTTCTGGATCCTCGCCGGGTTCCCCAACGCCTCCGTGACCGAGGCGACGACCTATACCGACATTCGCCTGATTGATGTGTACAACCCCGGAGTTGAGAAAGGCTTCTTCGAGGCCTATCCCTTCTACTCGGCCCGCACGCTCGCCGGTGGAGCCTATACCGGCGTGGATGAGGACGTTCCCAGCTTCCAGGATACCGCCCTGTGGGTGGCCAATGCCGACGTGCCTGAAGAGGTGGTGTACAACGCCCTGAAGGCCGTCTTCTCCGACGCGGGGCTTGAGCGCCTGCGCCAGGCCCACCCGTCGGCCCAGGAGGTGCAACTGGAGAAAGGCGTCGAGGGTATCGCCAACCGCCTCCACCCCGGCGCCGTGCGCTTCTGGGAGGAGCAGGGAGTAAAGATCCCTGATGAACTGCGCTAGGCTGAGGAGACGATCCTCATCCTCCCACCGGCCCCCTCCCTCTCCACCTGTGGTGGAGAGGGAGGGCAGCTAGATGAAGCGACGCCACAACAGGAAAAGTCACTTCCCTGTCTGCACCCTGTTCCGTGTCTCTATTCTCAACGAGGAGATCCTGTCGCCATGGCAGAGCAGCACTCCGGCAACCAGCAACCACCCGCCGATGACCCGAAACCAGTGGATACCGGCGCCGCCAGTAGCGCAGACAGCGTTGACGAAGCGACACTACAGAAGCTCAAGGAGTACGACGAACCCTCCACGCGCACGCTGAATCGCTTTTGGGCCACGGTAGTGGCCGTCATCTCCGTCGGGATGGCCGGTTTCTACATCTACACGGCCGGCACGCTTCCGGCGCCGGTGCAGTGGCAGCGGGGCATCTACGTGATGCTGACCTACATTCTCATCCTGCTGCTCTACCCCGCCATTCCCCGACGGAGCCGCGCCCGCCCTCACGTGGAGAGATGGCTCGACCGGCTGCCCGAGTGGCTGCGCGCGCTACTGGCCCCGCGCCATGGCCCCAGCGTCATCGATCTCATCCTGATCGCCCTGACCGTTACGACGGTGGGCTACTACATTCTCAACTTCCGCCAGCTTCAGTTTCGCGCTGGAGCGTACAACGAGACTGATTTCGTCATTGCCGTCATCGGGCTGATCATCTCGCTTGAGATTGCCCGGCGCGTGCTCGGCTGGTCAATGACGATCATCGGCATCGTCTTTATCCTCTACCTGCGCTTTGGCTACGTGCTCTACGATCTGCCTGTGCTGGGGGCCTTCGCCCACCGCGGGCGGACGCCGCAGCGCACCGCCACGACGCTCTTCTTCGACCAGGAGGGCGTATTCGGCGTCATGGCCAACGTGCTGGTCTCCTACGTCATTCTGTTCATCTTCTTTGGGGCCTTTCTGCGCAAGTCGGGGGCGAGCAAGTTCTTCATTGACCTGCCGCTGGCCCTGGCAGGGCGCAGCACTGGCGGCCCGGCCAAGGTGGCGGTGATCTCCTCGGCCCTTTTCGGCTCGATTTCCGGCAGTCCCATCGCCAACACGGTCAGCACCGGCACCTTCACCATCCCCCTGATGAAGAAGGCCGGTTTCCGGCCCCACGTGGCCGGGGCCATCGAACCTGCGGCATCGATCGGCGGTTCGTTCATGCCTCCGGTGATGGGCGCCGGTGCGTTCCTGATGGCTGAATTGACCGCCACGCCTTATCCGACGATTGTGGCGATTTCAATCTTTCCGGCGATCCTCTACTTTCTCTCAGTATTGACGATGGTGCACTTTGAGGCCAAAAAACATGGCCTCAAAGGCGTTGAAATCGACATGCGGGCGATTGACATCCTGCGTAAAGAGTGGTACATGGCCACTCCGCTGCTGGTGATCATCGTGCTGATGCTGATCGGCTACTCACCCGGCTATGCGGCGTTCTGGTCAATTATCTGTTGTGTCGTGCTGATAGCGCTTTCCGCGGAGAACCGTGCCGACCTGCGCAACCCGGCGGCCCTCGGCGGCAACGTGATGCACGCCCTGGGGCGCAGCGCGGTGCGCCTGGTGCGCGATGTGCTTCAGGCCATGCAGGACGGCGTGCGCGATACGCTGGTGATCGGTGCGACCGTCGGCGTGATCGGGATCATTGTCGGAACAATCTACGCCACCGGCATCGGCCAGCGCTTCACGAACATCATTGTCGGACTCAGCGGCGGCAATCTGGTTGTCGCGATCATCCTGATCGGCCTGGCCTCGCTGATCCTGGGCATGGGCGTGCCGGTGACGGCGGCCTACCTGATCACTGCGGTGCTGACGGTGCCGGCCCTCACCGATATGGGCGTGGCTCTGCTCGCCGCTCATATGATCGTCTACTGGTTCAGCCAGGACAGCAATATCACCCCTCCGGTCTGCGTGGCTGCCTATGCCGGAGCGGCCATCGCCAAAGCTGACCCCTGGAAGACCGGGTGGACCTCCTTCAAGTTTGCCAAGTTGCTCTACGTTATGCCCTTCCTGTTCGCCTTTACTCCGGCCATTCTCTTGCTTGGCGAGGGTGGACAACCTCTGAAGGAGCTGGTGTTCCACGATGTGGCTCTGGCGTTCTTCTCAGGCACTATGGGCACACTGGCGTTTTCGGCCGTCTCGATGTTCTTCCTGGTGCGCCGCACCACCTGGTGGGAATGGCTGATCGCCGCCTTTGGCGCCTTCCTCTGCTTCTGGCCCAGCCTGCTGACCGATCTGGTCGGCATCGCCATTGTTGCTGCCGTGTGGTTCTGGCAGTACTATGATGTGCGGCGGCGGAGCGGCGTTCCCGCTCCGGCCCGGCAGACGGGCTGACGCGATTTTGGATTGCCGATTTTGGATTGTGATGCGAAGCCCGCCTTCGCGGGCTATACCGGATTTAATTCTTAATTATTAGTCTGTGAACGAAGTTTCATTGCCTTTCCGCCCCTCTCCCAGCCTCCCCCCGTTGGGGGGAGGGGCCGGACTCCCTCCCCCGGCGGGGGAGAGCTGGGGAGGGGGCGGGGTTACCGAAAAACCTTGTTCACAGACTAATTATGGCAGTCCGCAATCCAAAATGAGGTTGGGGGTTCGCCAATACTTCGATAGTATCTGGAGGCGCCGCCCCGAATCGGCGATGGACCATTGCACCAGGACCGGCAGATGCGCGAGTATCTGGAAACCATCGACACCTGGCTGGCCCGCGGTGAGCGGGTGGCGGTGGCGACTGTCGTGCGAACCACAGGCTCTTCACCGCGGCAGGTCGGCGCGAAGCTGTTCGTGTCTTCGAGCGGGGCCATGGCCGGCTCGGTGAGCGGCGGTTGCATCGAGGGCGCGGTGTTCGTGGCCTGCCAGGAGGCCCTGGCGACCGGCGAGGCGCGACTGCTGCGTTTCGGCGTCGCCGACGAAATGGCCTGGGAGGTTGGCCTGGCCTGCGGCGGCACGATCGAGGTGCTGGTAGAGCCGCTGCGCGAGCCGGTCCGCGCGGAGCGCCCGATGGCGACGGTAACTGTCATCCGCGGGCCGTCGGGTCCTGGCGCCAGACTGCTGATCGAAGCCGGTGGGAGTGTTGAGGGAAGTCTGGGTGATGCGGGCCTGGACCAGGCGGCGGTCCATGTGGCTCAGGAGTTCCTGACGCGGGGCGCCAGCGGCGCGGTCGAACTGGCAGGCGGGAAGGCGGCGGTGTTCATTGAGAGCTTCGTACCGCCGCCGAGCCTGTACATGGTGGGAGGGGTGCACATCGCCACGGCCCTGGCGCGGATGGCGAACGTGCTCGGCCTGCGTACCGTGGTGGTGGACCCCCGCGCGGCCTTCGCCAGCCAGGAGCGTTTCGCCCATGTGGACGAAGTGGTGCTGGCCTGGCCCGACGAGGCGCTTGAAGGGCGCCTTGATGCGCGCAGTTGCGTGGCCGTACTCACCCATGACCCCAGGCTTGATGATCCGGCGCTGCGGGTCGCTTTGCGCTCGCCGGCACGCTACATAGGCGCGCTGGGCGGCCGGGCCGCCCATGCGCGGCGTCTGGAGCGCCTCCGGGCCGAAGGCTTTAGCGAGGCTGACCTGGCGCGCGTTCATGGGCCGATTGGTCTGCCTATCGGGGCGAAAACACCCGAAGAGATTGCTGTGAGCATCCTGGCGCAAATTATCCAAGTTCAACGGGAGGGTTCGCGCCTGCCTGACAAGATGCAGGGGCGCGGGGAGGGATAATCCCCGCGCTTACCCCTTTCTCCCGCGGCGAACAAACGCCCGGGCAACGCCGGAAATACGCTTGCTGCCGCACACGGAACGGAAGGATCGCGGAGAGCCGCGCCGTTCCACCCTCCCCGAATGGTCAATGAAGCGCTCGCGCAGCGAAACTATTCCAAAGGAGCACCTGAACAGTGGATACCAGACTGGCCACCTTGCTGTATGAGGGCGCCCTGGCGCTCCAACAGGGAAATAAGGAACGAGCGCGTGAACTGCTCCTCCAGGTCGTGGAGGCCGACGAGCGCAACGAGGAAGCCTGGCTATGGCTCAGCGGCGCCGTGGATGACCCGGAGGACCAGCGCACGGCTCTCGAAAACGTGCTGGCGATCAATCCCCAGAATCCCCACGCCCTCTACGGGCTGGCCGTGCTCGATGGCAAGGCATAGCCGCCTCGCTAGCAGCGTGTAACCGGCTAACCAGCTTATCCGGTCGGTCTCTGGGGGGGGCCAGGCCATGCCATGGAGTGCAACCCGGAGGGTTGCGCTCCATGGCCCCGTATACCGCGATCTGCAATCCAAAATCTACAATCCGAAATGGTACTACGTCCCTGTCGCGCAGGGCGTCTCTTCCAGCCCTTCGACCTGGCCCACCCAGTAGGTGTTACGGCGCACCGTAGGTGCGCTGCGCACCTGCACCCCGGCCACGTCGGTCAGTTCCTCCTCATTAACCAGGATCAACGTTGGACGTACACCGTTGAAGCGACGGCGATAGGCGGCTATTGCCTCCTCGATTTTGCGCGCGATGCTCAGTTTCGGGTTATCGTCGTACCAGACCAGGAAGGGCGGACGTCTGGGCGGCATGGATGCCTCCTACCAGCGCACGTGCCAGGTGCCGGCACGCAGGTTCTGAAACAGGATGCAACGGCGTCCATCAGCACAACGGACGGCAAAGTAGCGCCGATCAGCGCGACGCCCGCGCCCCGCCTCCTCCCACAGCGCCTCGACCTGCACAATTAGATGGAGCACGCCCCGGCTCTGGAAGCGAGCGGGCAGGAAACCGTAACGATAGACGGTTAGCGCAATCGGTTCTTCTGCGGAGCGCTGCGGCGAGTACGAACGGTGTCGCGGCAGGGCGACGGTGCGCCAGGTGATCATCATTGCCGACCTCGCTGGGTGGACGCCTTTCCTGGCGGCCAGTATAGTAGAACTTTTGTTCGATGTCAAGTGGAAGGAATGGCCGGTCGCCGCCGGGTGAAGGGGGGAAAACCGGGGTTCCCCATCTTCTCAGGTGTAGGGTTTTTCGGCGCTTCCTCGCGTCGCATGCGCCATCCGGGGCATTGGGACGCCCAACTCCCCCCTCTCCCGCTTGCAGGAGAGGGGGGCGGGGGGTGAGGACCGTAAGCGCATTGGAATGCCGAAAACCCCTGCTCGCCCATAAAACCCTGCACCTGAGAAGGTTCCCCATCCCCGCGCCAGCCGGGAGATAGACGGTCGGGGCAACCCCGCGGGTTGCCCCGACCCTGTTGATCGGGACAAACGTCATCAATGGGTGTGGTATGATCTTGTGCGGCTACAAGCAAGGAGGGTACGGTCAATGGGAACGCACAACGATACCGTGACTCCTGCGGAGCGCGAGGACGTTGCCCGGCGGTACCGCGAACTGCTTAGCACGTACAAGACGCTCAACGCTGAACTGGCCGAATTGGCCTGGTCGCTTGCCGATCTCGAACAGGAGATCGCCACGCTTACCGCCACCACCGGAGCAGCCGGCGCGCGAGTGCGGCAGCGCCTGCGCGATCTGCGACGCCAGCGCGATGCTCTGGAAGAGCAGTCGCTCCAGCGGATGGAACAGGTTGAGGCCATCGCGGCGGAGCTTGGACGTCTGCGCCGGGCGTTGGGCACGGTCGGGACGCTCGCTGGCGGGCCTCTGACGTAAGAAACGCTCTCGTCGTCGTGCGCCGGTTTGCGTCTGTTGCTGCCGCTGATGGCCGGTTGGAGGAGCGCGGGGAACTCTCGGTTCTCCGCGCTCTTGTCTGAGGTGAGACGCCGGGCGAGCGCAGCTCTCCCGGACCGACGTCTGGTTCGGAAACCTACTCCAGCACGATCTCGCCGCTGCGTCCGCCCCGTTTTTCGGCCAGGCGAATATCGCCAATGCGCATCCCCCGATCTACCGCCTTGCACATATCGTAGATCGTTAACGCCGCTACGCTCACGGCAGTCAGGGCCTCCATCTCGACGCCGGTAGGCCCGCGGGTGCGCACGCGCGCCTCGATGCACAAGGCGTTCGCCTCGACGTCTGGTTCGATCGCTACGCTCACGTGGGTCAGCAGCAGGGTGTGGCACAGGGGAATCAGTTCAGGTGTGCGCTTGGCCGCCATGATGCCTGCAATGCGCGCTGCGGCCAGCACGTCGCCCTTTGGCGCGGCGCCGCTCATAATCAGGCGTAGGGTTTCCGGTTGCATGGTGATGCTGCCCCGCGCCACCGCCTCGCGCTGGGTGTCGGCCTTTGCCCCTACGTCTACCATCTGTGCCTGGCCCTGCTCGTCGAGGTGCGTGAGCCGGGAGGTATCGTCAGATTGGCTCATAGTTGCCTCTTTATCTTGGGAGTGTCTGGCAGGGCGTAGCCCTCCCAGGAACTCGTTTACCCTGACCCTGGGGCGCCAGGTTGCCCTGCGACGCCGCAATGATTACGGGATCGCTACCGGGGCGGCGCTGAGCACCCAGTCCTGGTAGAGACTATCCAGTTCGCACTGGCAGGCGGCCTCGGCGGCGCGCAGTACGTCCGGCCCGGCGGTTTCGCGGTATTTGCCTTCAGCCAGGTAGCGCTGCAGGAACCGTCCGAAGCTCTCTTCACCGATCTGCCCGCGCAGGGCGTGGAAGAAGAGCGCGGCCTTGGCGTAGGCCACGGGCACATAGTTGCCGCTCAGGGCGCCGGGCGGCGTTGCCAGTGGCGCGTCGCGCTTCGCTTCGCGCAGGCGGCGATACACGCTGCGGAAGTATTCGAGTTCCTCTGCTGCCCGCACGCTGTCGCCGGTGGCTTCGTAGTAGAGCGCCTGGGCATAGCTGGCCAGTCCCTCGTCAATCCACGGCTCGCCCTGAGCATCGGTGCCTACCAGGCTGTACCACCACTGGTGAGCGATCTCGTGCGCGATAGTGGTTTCCAGCACCCGGTCGTTGTCGCGGTAGAGGGTCTGCTCGATCAGGACCGCGCCGGGGTATTCCATGCCCAGGAACCTGGTCATGGCGCCCTGTACGACGTCGAGTTCTGCCAGAGGATAGGGGCCATAGCGCGCGTTGAAGGTCCGCAGGGCTTGCTCGGCGAAACGCAGCGCCTGCCGCCCTGCGTCGGCGTTTGCCGGCTGGTAGTGGCTGATGATGCGCGTGCCATCCACCACTGCGCTTGCCTGTTCCAGGCCGCGAGTCAATCCAAGGTAGAACTCGCGCTGCGGGCCGCTCACCAGCCGTTCGCGGCGCATCGCCGCGCGGCCCGGCAGGGTGTCGGCCCGCACACCGGTGCTGACGAGGGTCCATTCGGCCGGGAACTCCACGGTTACATCGTACAGTCCTACGTTGGTCACTGTAAAGTCACCGCGGCTCTCAATCGAGCGTCGGTCCCAGCCGCTCTCGATGAACTGCCGGGCGAGCACGGGATAGAAATTGGCGAGCGACCAGAGGCCGGCCTCCTGGTTGAAGGCCCCAAAGGTGCGAGCGCTGGCCCCGCGCGGCGTCTGGGCGACGAAGCGCAGATCGGCGCGCGCCACGCCACCCGGCGGCAGCGCCCGCGGCAAAGTCAGCCAGAGCAGGGTGTCGCCTTGCTCGACGCCTGAGACCGCAGGCCCGCCGTTGACCCTGGCCGCGGTAACGACGAGACGGCCGCCAAAGTCGGGATGGTTGGGATAGAGCCGGAAGTAGAGCCGGTCATAGCTCAGGACCGAGCGGTTGGTAACGGTGACGCTAAGCGTGCCGCGCACGGTCAGTGTGGCGGGGTCGGCTGTAGCGACGATAGTGTAGCGATCCCATTCGGCGGCGCGGGCCAGGTCGCCAATATAGGCCGGGAGCAGCGCGGCTGCCTGGGCCGCGAGAAAGGGATCGGCAGCGGAAGTCGGCCTCTGCGCCGGCCGGCTCGCCGCGGACGCTGCAAGAGCGCCGGCCACGAGGACCATGGCAAGCAACGGACCGATCAGGAACGCTATCAGTCTGACAGGGAGGGTCCAGGAGGGCCCTGGCCTGCCGGGAACGTGCTTTTTCATAGCACTGGTGTGCGGCGAAGCCGCGTAGCATGTTCCGGGGAGGCGTGGAAGGGCGAAGCCTTCCCGGAAAAACTTCTCGTGTGGAGCGGTGAAGCCGCGCTGGCTCTGATCCCGGTGTCGTTGCGGCGCGCAGGTTGCGCCGGGGGAGCGATGCGACATAATTGTGGAAGTTTGCCTATAGCTAAAGCCGCTAAAGCGTGCTATGCTACTTATGTCAGACCCAGATACTCTACCACGATGCGGGCGATGCTTCCAGCACCGACGACCCGCGGCAGGAAGGAGGATGGCGATGACGATCCAGCATGAGCGTGCGCCGAGCCGCCCTGCCCCTTCGAGCGTAGCGCCTCCCCCCACCGGCGAGCGCCCTGTGTACACGCGATATTGCGCCGCGCCCCGGCCCGCTCACCCCGTTGGCGAGCCGCGCTACCTCCACGCGCTGCTGGTGGCGGCCTGGCTGGGCCGGCTTATCGATCCGCTGCCCCATGCTTCCACGAAGGGGCGGCCCGCTCAGGGGCTGCGAGTTCCGTGAGGTTGACCGGCGTCAGGGGTGGCCGCCCGCTGAGGGCGGCCACAAGATTCTCGGCGGCCAGGGTGGCCATTCGCGTGCGCGTGGCCAGGGTGGCGCTGCCAATATGTGGCACGCACACGCAGTTGGGCAGGCGCAGCAACGGATGATCAGGGCCAATCGGCTCCTGCTCAAAGACATCGAGGCCCGCGGCGCGCGGGCGCCCGACGCGGAGCGCCGCTGCCAGGTCCTCCTCCCGCACCAGCGGCCCGCGCGCCACGTTGACGAAAACCGCCGTCTCGCGCATCAGGGCAAACTCGCGCGCCCCGAACATGCCGCGGGTTTCCGGCGTCAGCGGCGCGCACACCACGATGAAGTCGCTCTCGCGCAGCAGGTCGTCGAAGGGCCGGTACGCCGCCCCCGTCGCGGCCTCCAGCGCCGGGGCTGGGCGGCGGTTGTGGTAGAGCAGGCGCATGGCGAAGCCGCAGCCTCGGCGCAGCACCGCCCCGCCGATGCGCCCGGCGCCGACCACCCCCAGCGTCGCGCCGTAGACATCCACTCCCACCATCTGCAAGGGATGCCAGGGTCCCCAGGCGCCCGCCTCGATCAGGCGCTGGCCCTCGACGATACGCCGCGCTGCGGCCAGCATCAGCGCCCAGGCCAGATCGGCGGTCGTCTCGGTCAGCACGTCGGGGGTGTTGGTCACCAGCACACCCCGGGCGGTGCAGGCCGCTACGTCAATGTTGTCGTAGCCTACAGCCATGTTCGCCACTACCCGCAGCCGCGGGGCGGCGGCAAGCACCTCAGCGTCCACTCGATCAGTAAGCAGGCTCAGCAGACCCTCGGCGTCGGCCACCCCGCGCAGCAACTCGGCCCGCGGAATGGGCCGCTCCACCTCGTCCCAGAGGTTGACCTGGCATGTCTCCTCCAGGAGGCGCATCGCTGCTGCCGGCAAACGCCGGGTAACGTAGATGGTTGGACGGGCGGATGGGATCATGAACTCTGTTGTTGGGCTGACGTAGAGCCGAAGCATTGGCGTAGCCAATGCTTCGGCCCTACGTTACCACCACCACGTGGACCTCGGGCGGGCCGTGGATCCCCAGGGAAAGGGTCATTTCAATGTCCGCAGTGCGTGACGGGCCGGTGATGAAGGTCAAATGGCTGGTGGCGTCGAACAGCGCCGCGCCATAGCGCTCCCGCAGCAGCGCCAGGGCCTCGCCCAGCCCCCGCACCAGTTGGGAGCGGCGCACGATGGCGATGTGGGTCGGAGCGAGGAGCGAAGCCAGACGGGGGCGCCCGGGGCCGTGACGCAGCACCAGGCTGCCGCTTTCAGCGATGGCGCAATCCACCCCCGAGAGACATACCGGCGCCGGCTCCAGGATCTGCAGGCGTTCCTTCCGTTCGGGGCCGCGCACATCGGCGTTGAGGATGTTCACCCGGCGCCCCTCAAGCATGGCGGCGAGACCAGGCAGGTCAATCTGCTCCAGATCCCAGGCCAGCACCTGGCGGGCATTCCGTTCATCCAGCAGCCGCTGGATTAACTCCAGAGCCTCCGCTACATCGGTGACCGGGTAGGCGCGGCCTTCGAGCTTCGCCAGTTCCTCACAGAATTGCGCCACCAGATCGGCAGCCGGCGGATGGACGAAGGGCGGCGGGGCGTGGGGCGCAACGCTGGCGGCCTCTTCCAGCCACGGGCGGCTGGAGGCCAGACTCGTGCGCAGGTTGGCGAGGATGTGATCGCGGCTCATTGGCAATCCATTTGAATAGCCGGTTGGAGGGGTATGGGGAATCCTGGTTTCCCCCTACCCCTACGTCTCATCCGAAGATCGCGTCCACCGCAATCGAGAGGCCAGCAATAGCGTGGCAGGCGACGGTTTCCCCGCGGGTCCAGATCTGGCGTGATCGGTACTGAGCGCCCGCAGGCGTATGGCACTGCTCGATCTGCTGCCGTTCCAGGTCAACGATCCAGACCTCGGCGATGCCGGACTCGGCGTAGCGCGGCAACTTGCGGTCGCGGTCGAAAGCCAGGGTAATATCGGC is a genomic window of Chloroflexaceae bacterium containing:
- a CDS encoding TAXI family TRAP transporter solute-binding subunit, which gives rise to MVSSFRVLLLATLVVLVAGCGGAAPATPPTTAPAAQPTTAPAAQPTTAPAPTAPPPASGQKLRYSFGGGPVGGVFQVYADVLSLIIAGADPNLELTAEGTGGSAENLRSVNSGDFQFGIVYSGDVALGAQGQLPNDTTKYTNVLPVAPLYGGVIHLVVTKNSGIETVNDLPGKRIALGNAGSGAALSAERYLSHMGLLDKVKVEYLGYSQAAAAMGDGQLDGFWILAGFPNASVTEATTYTDIRLIDVYNPGVEKGFFEAYPFYSARTLAGGAYTGVDEDVPSFQDTALWVANADVPEEVVYNALKAVFSDAGLERLRQAHPSAQEVQLEKGVEGIANRLHPGAVRFWEEQGVKIPDELR
- a CDS encoding TRAP transporter permease, translated to MAEQHSGNQQPPADDPKPVDTGAASSADSVDEATLQKLKEYDEPSTRTLNRFWATVVAVISVGMAGFYIYTAGTLPAPVQWQRGIYVMLTYILILLLYPAIPRRSRARPHVERWLDRLPEWLRALLAPRHGPSVIDLILIALTVTTVGYYILNFRQLQFRAGAYNETDFVIAVIGLIISLEIARRVLGWSMTIIGIVFILYLRFGYVLYDLPVLGAFAHRGRTPQRTATTLFFDQEGVFGVMANVLVSYVILFIFFGAFLRKSGASKFFIDLPLALAGRSTGGPAKVAVISSALFGSISGSPIANTVSTGTFTIPLMKKAGFRPHVAGAIEPAASIGGSFMPPVMGAGAFLMAELTATPYPTIVAISIFPAILYFLSVLTMVHFEAKKHGLKGVEIDMRAIDILRKEWYMATPLLVIIVLMLIGYSPGYAAFWSIICCVVLIALSAENRADLRNPAALGGNVMHALGRSAVRLVRDVLQAMQDGVRDTLVIGATVGVIGIIVGTIYATGIGQRFTNIIVGLSGGNLVVAIILIGLASLILGMGVPVTAAYLITAVLTVPALTDMGVALLAAHMIVYWFSQDSNITPPVCVAAYAGAAIAKADPWKTGWTSFKFAKLLYVMPFLFAFTPAILLLGEGGQPLKELVFHDVALAFFSGTMGTLAFSAVSMFFLVRRTTWWEWLIAAFGAFLCFWPSLLTDLVGIAIVAAVWFWQYYDVRRRSGVPAPARQTG
- a CDS encoding XdhC family protein → MREYLETIDTWLARGERVAVATVVRTTGSSPRQVGAKLFVSSSGAMAGSVSGGCIEGAVFVACQEALATGEARLLRFGVADEMAWEVGLACGGTIEVLVEPLREPVRAERPMATVTVIRGPSGPGARLLIEAGGSVEGSLGDAGLDQAAVHVAQEFLTRGASGAVELAGGKAAVFIESFVPPPSLYMVGGVHIATALARMANVLGLRTVVVDPRAAFASQERFAHVDEVVLAWPDEALEGRLDARSCVAVLTHDPRLDDPALRVALRSPARYIGALGGRAAHARRLERLRAEGFSEADLARVHGPIGLPIGAKTPEEIAVSILAQIIQVQREGSRLPDKMQGRGEG
- the moaC gene encoding cyclic pyranopterin monophosphate synthase MoaC is translated as MSQSDDTSRLTHLDEQGQAQMVDVGAKADTQREAVARGSITMQPETLRLIMSGAAPKGDVLAAARIAGIMAAKRTPELIPLCHTLLLTHVSVAIEPDVEANALCIEARVRTRGPTGVEMEALTAVSVAALTIYDMCKAVDRGMRIGDIRLAEKRGGRSGEIVLE
- a CDS encoding M1 family metallopeptidase, giving the protein MVLVAGALAASAASRPAQRPTSAADPFLAAQAAALLPAYIGDLARAAEWDRYTIVATADPATLTVRGTLSVTVTNRSVLSYDRLYFRLYPNHPDFGGRLVVTAARVNGGPAVSGVEQGDTLLWLTLPRALPPGGVARADLRFVAQTPRGASARTFGAFNQEAGLWSLANFYPVLARQFIESGWDRRSIESRGDFTVTNVGLYDVTVEFPAEWTLVSTGVRADTLPGRAAMRRERLVSGPQREFYLGLTRGLEQASAVVDGTRIISHYQPANADAGRQALRFAEQALRTFNARYGPYPLAELDVVQGAMTRFLGMEYPGAVLIEQTLYRDNDRVLETTIAHEIAHQWWYSLVGTDAQGEPWIDEGLASYAQALYYEATGDSVRAAEELEYFRSVYRRLREAKRDAPLATPPGALSGNYVPVAYAKAALFFHALRGQIGEESFGRFLQRYLAEGKYRETAGPDVLRAAEAACQCELDSLYQDWVLSAAPVAIP
- a CDS encoding D-glycerate dehydrogenase — protein: MIPSARPTIYVTRRLPAAAMRLLEETCQVNLWDEVERPIPRAELLRGVADAEGLLSLLTDRVDAEVLAAAPRLRVVANMAVGYDNIDVAACTARGVLVTNTPDVLTETTADLAWALMLAAARRIVEGQRLIEAGAWGPWHPLQMVGVDVYGATLGVVGAGRIGGAVLRRGCGFAMRLLYHNRRPAPALEAATGAAYRPFDDLLRESDFIVVCAPLTPETRGMFGAREFALMRETAVFVNVARGPLVREEDLAAALRVGRPRAAGLDVFEQEPIGPDHPLLRLPNCVCVPHIGSATLATRTRMATLAAENLVAALSGRPPLTPVNLTELAAPERAAPSWKHGAADR
- a CDS encoding lactate utilization protein, whose amino-acid sequence is MSRDHILANLRTSLASSRPWLEEAASVAPHAPPPFVHPPAADLVAQFCEELAKLEGRAYPVTDVAEALELIQRLLDERNARQVLAWDLEQIDLPGLAAMLEGRRVNILNADVRGPERKERLQILEPAPVCLSGVDCAIAESGSLVLRHGPGRPRLASLLAPTHIAIVRRSQLVRGLGEALALLRERYGAALFDATSHLTFITGPSRTADIEMTLSLGIHGPPEVHVVVVT